The following nucleotide sequence is from Penicillium digitatum chromosome 5, complete sequence.
GGTCTCACGAACCTCTCCAAAGATGGCTTTGCTCGCTGATGCGATGAGATTTCCCAAAATGGCAATCAAAAAGTTCGACAGTGGAAAGCTGACAACCTGGCCGATGAGGACATCATTAGGCTTTGTAGCATATCGCTGGAGATCGGACGCGTTGGAGATAAAAGTTCCGCAACTTGCGAGTCCCAAGAAGAGGAACTTGAAAATGAGATAACTTTTCTCGGTGCCCTTAATCTCCGAGGGCGCATCGATGGTCTTCAGAGAGCCACCGGCAAGAGACACAGTCCATCCCAGCATAGCAAAGGCTGCACCGAAGTAAACCACAACTTTGACATAGACCAAAGATTTCATCTTTGGCACAGGCACCACTAAAAATGCGCAATTGATAAGCCTGTTGAGACTCGTCAGCAATCGATCGAGCATTGAGTCACTAGTCACAGTACCAATAGATGAAGAAACACATCATTTGTCCTGAAGTCAAAGCCGACTTAGATCCCATCTTATCCGGAATGTTCTCAATAGATGGGAATATAGCGTGGAGCAATACACTAGAACCGAACGTCAACAACCACACTTCTACGCTTCCCTCGGTGAAAATAGCGAGATTTCGAAGAAGAACGACTCACTATAAACACTGTCCTCCCTGAACGGTATTGACACCGTTCCATACAATGGACATAGCTGCACGATTAAAAGTCGGCCACAGCGCTCCCCAATGCCCAAAACTGGCACGACACAGAACGGGGAACGGAATGCGGTACATAGCACCAGCACGTCCATTCACCGCCATCAAGGCACCGGCGAGAATTTGACCACCAAAGGAGCATCCGATTGCTTCCCACATGGTCAGTCCCATGGCCATTCCCGTGGAAGCTGTGTACAGATTGCTGACGTTCGCCGTCGCAGAGAACCAGAACACGACGTAGGTGAGTTGGGACCATGTTCGATCCTTTACTGGTGTCGGTCGAATTGAGTCATTGTCCAGCATATCAACAGGGCGATCGATGCCATCTCCTTGGGTTCTTTTCACTATGAGGAGCCCATGCAGTCGTGATAGTTTGGACATAATTGAGGTTGAATATGGGGCTGGTGGGGTAGAGTGTGGAGACAAGGTAAAATGATTAAAGATGGATTGGAATGCTGATCTTAGTGGCGAACAAACTTGAATACAGGGGGAAGAGATGGTGGAGAAGGACGTGCAGGATACATCGTGCTTTTTAGGGCTAATGAGCCATTTTGAAGTGGCCTATGGACTGATAAGGAGTCACCCgcacttccaaggttgttcACTGGCATGCAAAACAACCTTCACTATCCAGAGCCGACGATGCTATCTCACAACAAAAGGCTAATGTGACAAAAAGGAATGGCCTATCTCAGCTTATCATTTCAGCCAACCAAATTTGCATGTGGGCGCATGGAGATAGTCCGGCGAGTGCCGTCGCCGCGCTCATCCGACGGTTATCGGTGGACTTGATATTGCGGGGAGAAGAATCGTGGATAAATTCACGAGCATTCTCGACTTGGTATTGGCCATCTATTGCACTAATCATGACAACCCTGCTAGAGTATACTCAAATCGAACTTTTGACACTCACTGGCCCAGAATTCCGCCGAGTGTCCACTGCTCCTCCACGCCCACCAACCGAGGATGAGATTCCAATCATAGATCTCGCTTCGATCGACAAGGATCTAGAAGCGAGAAAGACCCTCGCGTCTAAGGTCAGAGCAGCGGCTGAGAGCACGGGCTTCTTCTATATCAAAAACCACGGGATATCAGAAGAGCTCATTCAGAATGCCCTGTCACAAGCAAAAGCTTTCTTCGCCCAGCCGATCGAAAAGAAACAGCTCGCATCTCGCAAAATCCGAACGAACGCGGATGGATGGCATGGGCTGGGGACTACCCAAATCAACAGAACCGAAACAAGGGGTAAGCACCTCTCTCACTCCCAACCTGGGCAGGTTTATCCTTGTCATATGACCAATGAATGACGAACATCACAGATCGCAAAGAGACATTTTCTCTGCGCTATAATCGCAAGAACGACCCAACTGTCTCCGACGGGGACACGCTGTCCAGCGAGGATGACTTCGCTTGGGATACAACCAGCCATCTCCCTGGATTTCAGGAAACAACAGTTGAATTCTATCAGCGCCGCCTCACGCTTGCGCGCAAGATGATCCGTGTCTTTGCCCTTGCTTTAGATATGCCGGAAGACTACTTTGACGCGGTGACCACAAACCCCGGTGCAGACGGGCTTTACGTACACTATCCCGCTACGGCGCCCGATGCACTCGAGAAAAACAATGCGGATGTCGATGTCGGCATCGGCTCTCATACTGATATCCAGTGCGTCACTCTTCTGTGGCAGGATATGTCTGGCGGATTACAGGTTCTGTCTGCCAGTGATGAGTGGCTTGACGCTCGACCGATAGCTGGCACGCTAGTCGTTAATATTGGCGATTTCCTGCAGCGTCTTTCGAATAACAGGTTCAAGTCCACGGTGCATAGAGTTTATAATCGTCAGCCTACATCCAGGTATTCTATGCCTTTCTTCCTGGGATTTAATCCAGATTCGGTTTGCAGGGTTGTGCCTTCGTGTATTGATGAGGGCCATCCTGCACTTTATGGGCCTATCTCTTGTGGAAAGGCAAGTCTCACTCCCATCTACACTTTTTCGGTATTGGAATTGTCTAACTCTTGGGGATAGTGGCATCGAAACCGCCTGGAACTCGCACACGGAAAGCCAATTTCTGATTGAAGATAATGTTGACTCGGAGAGAAATCTCTTCCAATCTAATCATCGATCGAATTTTGGACAACGCGATTTATGTGAATTTCAGAATTGATGCATAGAGCCATTCACACCGTCCCAATCAGAAGCGGGCATCGAGTCAATGAACCGAAATGGCGCCCAGTCTGTGACCGAGCCTGGATAGGAATAGAAACTGTCATCGGGAATTATTGTCGCTTTAGAATCCAAAATATCCTTTGCCTTCTTCTGCACAACATTTGTTGCCCAACTAAACACTCCCTCAATGCTCTTGGGAATCTTAGCCTGCGTTCGAACATCTTCCATCAAGGTATATGTTGCGTGCACATCCGGTATACTCGCGCAGTATTCCGCTAGAGTGACGCCCGCATATGCGGCAAGGAGGTAATCGTACGTTGGCCTGACAAACGCTGTCTCAGAAGTGCAGAGGACAAAGATCTCTCTCAGTACCAGCTGAGCATGACAGATGACCGTTTCGGTCAGCTCATTTATCCGCTCATTGCGCACCAGCGAGCTCGGAGATATGGATTGATTCTGCTTTGCCAGTTCCCATCGAGATAAAATTAAGGACGCGCAACAGTGCGCCCATCTGAGTACATTGCTTTCTGTGTTTGTCAGTCAGTACGTACACAATACCCCAGCACAGTTTGATTGACATGCTCACCCCCAAAATACGTGCGTCCCCATGTGTTGACATTCTCCCAGGCCTCCGGGACCGAACTGACATTATGATAAATGGCTTCGTACAGGTGGATGTAGAGTTTGAGCTCTGCGGCAATGATGCGGTCGAACGTTTGAAACCCGGGATATTTGACAATCTCGGTCCACTGGTGAAGACGGTCGCATGAAACTACTGATGGCCGACCGGTGCCAATTGCGTATCTTGAAACCTAATCAGTTTTTATTCCCACACCCCAGAAGCAGTTCACCACTGCAATTTTGAAGAGCAACGTACTTCAGATGCACCAGCGATGCCTGAATCCACATTCTGCACATGTTCCGATTCGAATCATCGTAAACCCCAACTTGGGAGACAAGTCGAGAAAGAGGAAAGCTGAGCATGCAGTGGGTGATAGTCGTGCTGCTCATCAACCAGCTATCAATATACCTACCACCTGGCACGAGAGGCCCAAAACTCCAGGCACTGAAGAGAAGCATGGCGTGTATGGTGGAGATATCAATGGGCGTATCTAGCGTCTTCATGCCTAAGTGGGTCTTGACCAATGTATGAAGGGTTATGTGCAAATTGGTGCGGTTTAGATCAGCCGTTGCGCGGATACCTGCTAGAAGACACACAGCAAAGAGCAGAGGATGGTTCTGTTTGAGATCCGTCAGGGTCTCATTTGGAAATGGGTACCATGATGCTATCTGCTCGAAGCCGCGCTGGAAAACACTGGCGAAGCTGTCCGAGTCCAAGCCCAGTTCGGTCATATTTTCACGGAGCGAGTCGTTTTCCCCGGTTGTGACGGGCTCCGTGATTAGACTCCCAACGTGGCGGACCACTGTGATTGGTGCTGGTTGGATGTCGGCGGTTGCCGATGTATCTGCCTCTAAGGGCACGTGCAGAGTGGCTTTGCTATCGTTCATATCTTCTCTCGGGTTTAAAGTGCTACTCATTCCGCGCATTTCCTTGGTAGGATGTCTTGGCATTGAGCGGTCATTTCCGAGAAGGTGAGATTTCAGTAATTCTTTCATCTCAGAGAGTGAGGCTTCCATGGCATCAAGTCTTGTGCTTATCGGTTAGTAATCAAAGCGTCGGTCGATACCAAGCAGAATTTAGATATACCGGCTTGCACAATGACATCCAAGATGCTGGTCGGAACTCCTCTCTGGTCTACCAATAGATCCTGATTCTGGACTAGTGATAGCAAACGTGGACGGAAGAGAGCATTCGAGCCTATTTAGTATCCGATTAGCCCACAAAATTACTCAACAAATGGTTGGATTCCATTGCGCCACCTACCTTAGAGAGATGCACCGAGCACATTGCCTCGAGCCCGGAAGAACCTCGCATCGTGTCTTCAAGCGCCGACACGGCTGGCAGGACAAAATCCGTCGCTTGGCCGGCATTTCAAGGAGTGAAGTGTTCCATCGGATAAGATGTTGTGAAGTCAACCCGAAACTCGATGTTCTCCGCTGCTCTTCTCGGTTGGCAGGACGCTAAGACGTCAGCTGCCCAAGATGACCAGGTCCCGAGGTCCACGGGTGGCAGTTTAGGGTTATCACTGGCCGATAAGCACAGTCGGATAGCTCAATAAAGTAATTTACATGCAATGAAATAGTAGAATGAGGGATTCAATTTTTCTAATACGTCCATATCATTAGACGGGGTATTTTTTTGGAAACAGTTCAGGGCCCTAACATGGAATACATAGAATGAACAAGTTGCCCTTGAGAGCTATGCGGCTCCTCCCGTCGCAACATTCTTTCCCTCGACACTCTTCCACTCCCCCCACAACGCGCTGATCATGCCGACAGAGGTCACAGCTACACCGATAATGAAGGTCTGAGGAAGTGCGTCATTGTAAGCATGGAGGACTCCGGGTAGGCCAGCCTTGTTGACGACACTATGGAGGCTAGTGTAGGCATTGACAAGTTCCGCAGCACCGGTGCTATAGCACCAGTGCTACGGCAGCACTAGGCCTTTGGTTTGGTGCTTTAGCACTAAGGCTTAGTAGCATCAGACACTTAGTTCGGTGCTATAGCACCATAAATagtagactgcgacatcgcctaTGGACGGTGGGCACTGCCCACGGGCCTTGTGTAAGCGGGAAATGGGCCTTTTTAGTAAGCAGAATTTCTTAACCTCGTGAAATACATTATTTGTGCAATTTTTCTCTGTATTTTTAAGTAATTTGATTATATGTACAATGACTTAATACCACTGTCAATTTTttgaccgaggtcagaaatcAGAAATGATGACTTAGGCATTCattaacgtatttcactaccgagctaGACAAACcccgagctggacacccccACCAACTTATTAACTTAAAATGTATTTATCTCAACTAAACCGCaattaaattaaatatattaaaatcatctatctagctaggcatctattaatcttatCTCCTATTTCTCTAtaaccactacactttggcgGGGCCCGCGTAAATAGTTATAAATAGAGTCATATCACGAGGTTAAGAAATTCTACTTACTAAAAAGGCCCACGGGCGCCTACGACGCTTAAGGCCCATAGGCCATAAGAGTAGGGCCCGTCTATAGGCGTAACCATCCATAGGGCCCATTTCCCACTTATATAAGGCCCGTGGGCAGTGCCCACCCGCCCATccatgggcgatgtcgcagtctagtTAGGCATGGTATGCCCACGGGCCGTGGGCGTTGTGGATGGGCACTCGAAAATCCAAAATAGCCCACCGCCCACCGTGGACGGGCGATGGGCACCTCCTAGGTGCCCATGGACTGGCGATGTCGCAGTTTGCTTACGGGTGGCTGGTGTTTTACCCGGTTGACGGGCTCCACACCTGAAAAATGTTCACTCTTACAATAATAGATCTCCGATTCTTAACTTCGGCTTTATGTTGTAGAGGTTACCTCGGTGGTTAGGGGTTAAATTCTCCTAGGTATACCGAGGGTAGGTTAGTAAATAATCTCCTTAATAAAATTAGATCATTTAATAGAATGATACCGGGCTTATAATTAATAGAGATCTGTAGTTTTAACTCTATATAGAACTACTTATAGATAGGTTGTAAAAAAAATACTCCAAGTTCCCTAACTGactaaaatgacaaaatccgctTTTTTCAATATGTGCAGACGACGCTGACTAAACATAACATACAATTTGTGTGAGCCACACCTTTGTGGCGGTCCGTGGATTTTCCGGGGTATTCcaccctgttttcaaccatgtGTTGTACCATTGGTTTCGACATAATCTATAGGACGAATCGTCCCACGGGGGCGTGGGGCAGATTTCGGTCTATCGTCACCCATATCCAAGGGCGTCTATCAACCAGAAAACAAAACGTTCCAGAAATGACATCTTAAAACCGGGTTTAGGGATCTAATAATACCAATGGCCTATCGAAACGAGGGCTGGAGACTTAAACATTGGAAAATAGGCCACGACTGACTGTCAATCGACGTAAGAGATGGCTACATACTCATGACGTCGCCACAACCAACCAGCCGGAGGCGACCAAGCAGAAAACAAGTATGATACGACGACTTTTTGGAGATGCAACCTACTTAAACAAGCTACTCCATGTTGGTCTAGACAGAATCTATTAAACATTTCATTCAATCACATCCCAATTAGCCCAAGCTATCGGAAACTTCTACCATACCATCACTTTAAACAAACCCCTTAAAACCATGCTTGCAGCACGATTCGCTCCTCTTCTGAGAACCCGGGTGGTGGTGCAGACCGCACCTGGCTTCCAGGCAATTCGTTCCATCTCAGCTACAGCCCCATACAACAAGGGACCTATCGATGTGACAAAGGAGACATTGAAGAAGGCCGACCGGACCGTTTCTAATGTAGCAGTCAAGGGCATCAATACGGGTGGTATGTCTTCATGTGGTCTCAGATCTCGAGATGACTTTGATTCGATGCGCAGAGACTGACGCTAACATGACTTTGCCAACAGAGAAAGCCGCCAACAAGATTAAGGATGTCGTTGGCGCCGGTACTAAGCAAGCAAGGGAAAAGGGGGAAGAGGTGAAAGGCGAGGCGTCCGAGTATGCAGGCAGGGTGAAGGGCGAGGCGGCCGAGTATGCAGGCAAAGGCAAAGGCAAGGCAGAAGAAGCACTGAGTGAGGCGAAGGAAAAGATGAAGTAAATGGACCAGGTGGAAGTGAAGGCCAAAGAGGCCAAGCACCGCATTGATTAGGGGCTTCGACCTTGTCTTCACCTAAAGACTGGGTTAAAACCTGCATCATTTGGGATCCGAATTCAATCTTAATCTTATGTTTTGTTCATCGGAGTTGCTGTACCCGTAGAGCTTCAGGGTTTTTAACATCGACGAAAAACGTTGTTCAGGTGGGAGGCAGCATGAGGACGTATTCGCGCGAGCTCAGGCCGAAGCGAATCACGTCCTTGTCCATGACTTCGACGTAGCGACCAGCGGGGATGGTCTCCCCGTTAACACTCGATCCATTTGCACTTTCAAGATCAATAAGATAAGGCTTGATCTTGCCAATGCGATCGCCGTATTCATTGCGCTTTTCAACAAATCGGAATTGTAGCACTGCGTGCTGTTTCGAGCAGCTAGGATGGTCGAGTGGGAAGTCTACCACCATTCGCTCGCGACCGACCAGCCAGCAACTACGTTCGCCCAATTCAACCGTTTCGAGTAAATCTTGCCCTTTGAATACATACATGCGCCAAGCTTCCTTGGAGGGCGGCTTGCGTGCCTCTGGAGGCTCATGGTATTTCAGAACTATTTCCGCACCGCCCTGAACCTGAATTGTGTTGCTTTCAGCTGCAAGTCTACCAGTTGCATTGAAGTTCGGCTTTTGCTTTTCTGGTGCCGCCGCATCTGCAGGGTGCGCAACATCGGTGAATGCGTCGGACTGCGAAGGGAGAGGGCCGCGTCGTTCCAATGCTCGTGGTGGAGGGCTGCGTGATTTTTGGGGTGAACGTGAGCGAGAGCGTGATCGCATGTGGCGATGCCTCCGAGAGGATcgatcttcatcttcgtgGCGGGTATCACGGTGTCGATGGCTGCGGTGTCTGTGTCTGTCGTGGTCTTCACCAGCCAAGCTTGTCGATCGGTCTCTGCGCTCGCGGCGAGGCCGATCACGGTCACTTCGGCTGTTGGTTTTTTCGGCCGGGCTGCGGGATGATCTGCGTCGAGAACTGTGCTGGTGAGAGCTCTGGTGGTTTTCATGCCGTCGTCTTGAGCTCGAATAGCGGTCGTCATCTCGTCGTCGGCGTTCATGGGTCTGATCCAAAGGTGAGTTTACGGAGTGCTGCCGGCGTTCAGAGCGTTCGGGGCCGTCATCAGTGGACCCAGTCATTGTTGCTGTTGAAATGGGACTGCGGGGAAAGGTAAGCTTTGAGATCATGAAGTTGGAGCTCTTTGAATCAAAGCTCCAACGCTTGCATACACGTGACCAACTCTGAAGCCCGCGGTTCCGAAGAACAAGACCATCATCTTACTCTCACCTTCACGATCACTTGAAGATAAGAACGCAACGGAGATTTTGACCGTGCTGTCTGAAGAGACACCATGTGACAAtgttcaagaaaatcaatctTTCTCATGGCAAATGCCTGCGAATTTTGAATTCAACCGCGGTCTTGCCACTTTCTCGTTTTAACACAAATACCTCTCCAAGAAATAGCTTGcaggcatgcaaaagcagGAGCTATTCCACCGCAGCACAATTCCCACACCAGAACTACTCATGGCCCAGCAATCCATCTTTCACCCCTTATGATGTCTTGAATCTACCCCGCAGCGCCACGTACTCGAAACGAAATTACTATGACCTCGTTAAGATCTACCACCCCGACCGAGCTCTCAAAGACCATCCTCTTTTTCATCAATTGACCGCTGAAACCCGATTGCAGCGCTACCGAATTATTGTTGACGCCCATGAACTCCTTTCCGATCCGATCAAACGAGCGGCCTATGATCGAAACGGCACTGGCTGGGTCCACACGGTACTGGATACAACAATTGCATACGACTCACATGGACCGAATATCTACTCGAATGCTACATGGGAAGACTGGGAGGATTGGTATAACCGCCATCAAGGGCCGCAGCAGCATGTCGTCGACCAGCGCACCTTCTCTCGGCTTGTAATCCTCTTGGTGTTGTTTGCAGGCGCCCTCCAAGCATCCTGGATCGGACAGGTGAATAATGATGTCACTGATCGATTACGCGAGACCAACGCAAAGTCGGCGCGTGTCCTGCAGGACCGCAAAGACAGCACCATCAAACAGATGGATTCAAATGATGCGCGCGTGCAGGGTTTTCTCATCCGGAGAGATCCCACAGGGTCGGGTTTGAAGGAGAACGAGCAACCAGTTTATCAGATGGAGTTAAATCCTCGGCGCGGTTTGGATGAGTCCTCTCAGGTTGGCAAAATTAGCCAAGAGCTTGCACAGCCAGCGGACATCAAGTCGGAAGCTTCAGAATTCCCCTAGTCCTGTTCAATGAGCAAATGATTGCAGGTCGTTTGACTTACTATGTGGGTTGCTGTATTTTCATATGCGCTTGGTTGTAGTCCTGGAGACTCGCATGCAAATGTATATAGCCTGTACCAAGGTTATATTGGATGCTTGGACGCATCCTTCCAACTTAGTTTGCTGGGTAAAGTACATTTCAATGAATCGCAACTTTtaatcctttttttgggtCTAGTTGTAGCTGCTTTTACTCACGGAGCAGTGGGAGCTATCCAATGTTGATCGTAGATCTTTTAATAACTGTACGAACCCGGGGAGAGCGCCACAAGACGCCCGAAGAAGAAAGGACAATTGCATACGTATGTTGTAGCTAGAGAGCCTATGCAAATTACCAAAAGAGTTGGGCAAGTGAGAATGGATTGTGTGTCTCAAGTTAAATGATGACAGAGGAATTTCAGCTGATACTTACCTGGGGGCATCTGGGATACGAAAATGGTTCCATGTTCAATTGACAATGTAAGTTGTCAATTTAAATAAAGTACCCCAGATTTTCGTTTCCTAGTGTCTAGAATGTCCTGCGgaaatgggggggggggggggggggggggctttgACCGTCGATGCACAAATCATTCCCACATTGAGCCAAATTGGCGCCACAGGAGCCCCGTCGACGTCGGCGGGTCGATCGTCTCGTTCCCAGGGAGGGGGGTTAGGCATCCTGCAACAGGTGTAACAATGCATTTGGCCCTCTACAGAACCCCATTCCCCGGAACTCTGAGGCTAAAGAAGGGGTATTGGGGGAATTTGAATTTTGTGGTCTAGACCGCACGAGAACCTCTCCTTCGATCTGGACGTGTCACGAGTCGTTTTCTGGCAGGTAATattatgttgtatgttgtacatggcAGATACCAAAATATACCAATGTGCCCTGGAGATCTATAAGTTACGAACTATGATGATCTTATAAAGATTTCATTATTACCAGTGTCCAGATTTCCCCAAAGGGATTTCCCCAAAGGGAGAGATTGAGATTCGAGCGAAATTCGTCATTGGTGTTCACCGCAGTCCCGAGTACAAAGGACAGGGAAGCCAGGCACACATAGGCAAAATGGAGGGCTACGTCAcattggtttttttttttttttttaatttttggaattgaaaggaaaagagagcCCAGTTAAGAAAATAATTTGGAGAGTAGAGAGTCCTGAAAAGTCTTAAGACTCCAACAGATAGCGATCTATCATTCAATATTAAAGGAATAACCGTTTACAAGGAACAGTATAAGAATCgccaagttttttttttctattttccTACGTCATAACCCCCCCGGTGCATCACGCCCCCAGTCCACTTTTTTCCTTCCTTCATCCACTCCCATCCACTCCCATATCGATCCAAGCAATGGGCCTGGCGGGTACAGTCTGTTTCCGAAGTTCTCTCACTCTCTCAAACACATCAATATATCGATTCCCCCCCTTCGATACACTGCCTCAACCTGAttcgtcttcttcatcttcaaatgATTCTAATTCGCTCCAACTCTCACCTCATATTC
It contains:
- a CDS encoding SMAD/FHA domain encodes the protein MTGSTDDGPERSERRQHSVNSPLDQTHERRRRDDDRYSSSRRRHENHQSSHQHSSRRRSSRSPAEKTNSRSDRDRPRRERRDRSTSLAGEDHDRHRHRSHRHRDTRHEDEDRSSRRHRHMRSRSRSRSPQKSRSPPPRALERRGPLPSQSDAFTDVAHPADAAAPEKQKPNFNATGRLAAESNTIQVQGGAEIVLKYHEPPEARKPPSKEAWRMYVFKGQDLLETVELGERSCWLVGRERMVVDFPLDHPSCSKQHAVLQFRFVEKRNEYGDRIGKIKPYLIDLESANGSSVNGETIPAGRYVEVMDKDVIRFGLSSREYVLMLPPT
- a CDS encoding Oxoglutarate/iron-dependent dioxygenase yields the protein MTTLLEYTQIELLTLTGPEFRRVSTAPPRPPTEDEIPIIDLASIDKDLEARKTLASKVRAAAESTGFFYIKNHGISEELIQNALSQAKAFFAQPIEKKQLASRKIRTNADGWHGLGTTQINRTETRDRKETFSLRYNRKNDPTVSDGDTLSSEDDFAWDTTSHLPGFQETTVEFYQRRLTLARKMIRVFALALDMPEDYFDAVTTNPGADGLYVHYPATAPDALEKNNADVDVGIGSHTDIQCVTLLWQDMSGGLQVLSASDEWLDARPIAGTLVVNIGDFLQRLSNNRFKSTVHRVYNRQPTSRYSMPFFLGFNPDSVCRVVPSCIDEGHPALYGPISCGKWHRNRLELAHGKPISD
- a CDS encoding LEA domain protein; the encoded protein is MLAARFAPLLRTRVVVQTAPGFQAIRSISATAPYNKGPIDVTKETLKKADRTVSNVAVKGINTGEKAANKIKDVVGAGTKQAREKGEEVKGEASEYAGRVKGEAAEYAGKGKGKAEEALSEAKEKMK
- a CDS encoding Zn(2)-C6 fungal-type DNA-binding domain, with amino-acid sequence MPAKRRILSCQPCRRLKTRCEVLPGSRQCARCISLRLECSLPSTFAITSPESGSIGRPERSSDQHLGCHCASRLDAMEASLSEMKELLKSHLLGNDRSMPRHPTKEMRGMSSTLNPREDMNDSKATLHVPLEADTSATADIQPAPITVVRHVGSLITEPVTTGENDSLRENMTELGLDSDSFASVFQRGFEQIASWYPFPNETLTDLKQNHPLLFAVCLLAGIRATADLNRTNLHITLHTLVKTHLGMKTLDTPIDISTIHAMLLFSAWSFGPLVPGGRYIDSWLMSSTTITHCMLSFPLSRLVSQVGVYDDSNRNMCRMWIQASLVHLKYAIGTGRPSVVSCDRLHQWTEIVKYPGFQTFDRIIAAELKLYIHLYEAIYHNVSSVPEAWENVNTWGRTYFGESNVLRWAHCCASLILSRWELAKQNQSISPSSLVRNERINELTETVICHAQLVLREIFVLCTSETAFVRPTYDYLLAAYAGVTLAEYCASIPDVHATYTLMEDVRTQAKIPKSIEGVFSWATNVVQKKAKDILDSKATIIPDDSFYSYPGSVTDWAPFRFIDSMPASDWDGVNGSMHQF
- a CDS encoding Hsp40 co-chaperone Jid1, putative; this encodes MFKKINLSHGKCLRILNSTAVLPLSRFNTNTSPRNSLQACKSRSYSTAAQFPHQNYSWPSNPSFTPYDVLNLPRSATYSKRNYYDLVKIYHPDRALKDHPLFHQLTAETRLQRYRIIVDAHELLSDPIKRAAYDRNGTGWVHTVLDTTIAYDSHGPNIYSNATWEDWEDWYNRHQGPQQHVVDQRTFSRLVILLVLFAGALQASWIGQVNNDVTDRLRETNAKSARVLQDRKDSTIKQMDSNDARVQGFLIRRDPTGSGLKENEQPVYQMELNPRRGLDESSQVGKISQELAQPADIKSEASEFP
- a CDS encoding Permease — translated: MSKLSRLHGLLIVKRTQGDGIDRPVDMLDNDSIRPTPVKDRTWSQLTYVVFWFSATANVSNLYTASTGMAMGLTMWEAIGCSFGGQILAGALMAVNGRAGAMYRIPFPVLCRASFGHWGALWPTFNRAAMSIVWNGVNTVQGGQCLYVLLHAIFPSIENIPDKMGSKSALTSGQMMCFFIYWLINCAFLVVPVPKMKSLVYVKVVVYFGAAFAMLGWTVSLAGGSLKTIDAPSEIKGTEKSYLIFKFLFLGLASCGTFISNASDLQRYATKPNDVLIGQVVSFPLSNFLIAILGNLIASASKAIFGELIWNPLQFLDKLMEGERNTSGNRTACAFISLAFVYSTVFSATFENSIPAGNDIAALLPKYISIKRGFFICAVLSFAICPWYLLASASIFITFLSSYQIFLSAITGILICDYYVIRRGLLNIPALYVSHPSPYRYFHGFNPRAFLAYVIAVAPNFYGFLHQMGVEAPLGIQRFYYIAYPTGLIIAFVVYYLSCLAYAPADMKEASGWMEPKDFVEDNDASGSDGYTIDAMEPSFVEKGAVAVPTAAHSEKSSF